The following are from one region of the Qipengyuania flava genome:
- the recG gene encoding ATP-dependent DNA helicase RecG yields the protein MRPDILNPLFAESETLEGVGPKLRKPLDRLGLTRLRDFAYHLPERFVTRRAVENVDEAGEGEQIVVKLTVTEHRGGRSPRAPYRVLAQDAVGNILALTYFGRASYTAKKQLPVGEARWVAGKLERFGDMLQIVHPDHVVEEGGETLQRLCEPVYRLSEGLTQPKIAGLVEQALARTPELPEWIEKTQLDKEGWPAWRDALVLAHKGENKGARDRLAYDELLANSLALMLVRADNRKRKGQPLKGDGSYRGKLDLPFPLTGAQQRSIAEIEGDMAQEAPMLRLLQGDVGAGKTVVALEAMLIAVEASAQAALLAPTEILARQHFESLRRMAEPTGARVALLTGRDKGKAREATLMGLLDGSIDIVVGTHAIFQDKVAYRNLAMVVIDEQHRFGVGQRLMLASKGKRAPHVLAMTATPIPRTLTLAQYGELDVSKLDELPPGRQAIDTVVMGQGKIGALVERLAAQIAEGRQAYWVCPMVREMDGPEDIAAAEARYAALKERFGEDVVMVHGQLAPEMKDAAMERFASGQAKLLVATTVIEVGVDVPNATLMVIEQAERFGLAQLHQLRGRVGRGSEKSFCVLLHGDTLSETAQKRLALMRESQDGFRLAEEDLKLRGGGELLGTRQSGDTPFSVASLEQITELLPAAYDDARLLMERDGGLEGSRGEAARVLLYLFERDFGVKTLRGG from the coding sequence ATGCGCCCGGATATCCTCAATCCCCTGTTTGCCGAGAGCGAGACCCTCGAAGGGGTAGGTCCAAAGCTCAGGAAGCCGCTCGACCGGCTTGGGCTGACCCGGCTGCGCGACTTTGCCTATCACCTGCCCGAGCGCTTCGTGACGCGGCGGGCGGTCGAAAATGTCGACGAGGCGGGCGAGGGCGAGCAGATCGTCGTCAAGCTGACCGTCACCGAACACCGCGGCGGCCGCAGCCCGCGCGCGCCCTACCGCGTGCTGGCGCAGGACGCTGTCGGCAATATTCTGGCGCTGACCTATTTCGGGCGCGCGTCCTACACGGCGAAAAAGCAGCTGCCGGTGGGCGAAGCGCGCTGGGTCGCGGGCAAGCTGGAACGGTTCGGCGACATGCTACAAATCGTCCATCCCGACCATGTCGTCGAGGAAGGCGGAGAGACGCTCCAGCGGCTGTGCGAACCTGTCTATCGCCTGTCGGAAGGGCTCACACAGCCCAAGATCGCCGGGCTGGTCGAGCAGGCGCTCGCCCGCACCCCCGAACTGCCCGAGTGGATCGAAAAGACCCAGCTCGACAAGGAAGGCTGGCCTGCATGGCGCGATGCGCTGGTGCTGGCTCACAAGGGCGAGAACAAGGGCGCGCGTGACCGGCTCGCCTATGACGAGTTGCTCGCCAACAGCCTGGCGCTGATGCTGGTGCGGGCGGACAACCGCAAGCGCAAGGGCCAGCCTCTGAAGGGCGACGGCAGCTATCGCGGCAAGCTCGACCTGCCGTTCCCGCTCACCGGCGCACAGCAGCGCTCGATTGCCGAGATCGAGGGCGACATGGCGCAGGAAGCGCCCATGCTGCGCCTGCTTCAGGGCGACGTCGGCGCGGGCAAGACCGTGGTCGCATTGGAAGCCATGCTGATCGCGGTGGAGGCAAGTGCGCAGGCGGCGCTGCTCGCCCCGACCGAGATCCTCGCCCGCCAGCATTTCGAAAGCCTGCGCCGCATGGCCGAACCCACCGGCGCGCGGGTCGCGCTGCTGACGGGTCGCGACAAGGGCAAGGCGCGCGAGGCAACGCTGATGGGCCTTCTCGACGGCAGCATCGATATCGTTGTCGGCACGCACGCGATCTTCCAGGACAAGGTTGCCTATCGCAATCTCGCCATGGTCGTGATCGACGAGCAGCACCGTTTCGGTGTCGGTCAGCGCCTGATGCTCGCGAGCAAGGGCAAGCGCGCGCCGCATGTGCTGGCGATGACCGCAACGCCGATCCCGCGCACGCTGACGCTGGCGCAATATGGCGAGCTCGACGTCAGCAAGCTCGACGAGCTGCCGCCGGGCCGGCAGGCGATCGACACTGTGGTCATGGGGCAGGGCAAGATCGGCGCGCTGGTCGAACGGCTTGCGGCGCAGATTGCGGAGGGGCGGCAGGCCTATTGGGTCTGTCCCATGGTGCGCGAAATGGACGGCCCCGAAGATATCGCCGCTGCCGAGGCGCGCTACGCGGCGCTCAAGGAGCGGTTCGGCGAGGATGTGGTCATGGTCCACGGACAGCTGGCGCCCGAAATGAAGGACGCGGCGATGGAGCGCTTCGCCAGCGGGCAGGCCAAGCTTCTGGTGGCCACCACGGTCATCGAGGTCGGCGTGGACGTACCCAATGCGACCCTCATGGTGATCGAACAGGCGGAGCGATTCGGTCTTGCGCAATTGCACCAGCTTCGCGGCCGCGTGGGGCGCGGTAGCGAGAAGAGCTTCTGCGTCCTCCTCCATGGCGACACATTGTCCGAAACCGCCCAGAAGCGGCTCGCCCTGATGCGCGAATCGCAGGACGGATTCCGGCTCGCCGAAGAGGATCTGAAACTGCGCGGCGGCGGCGAATTGCTGGGTACGCGGCAATCGGGCGATACGCCTTTCAGCGTCGCGAGTCTGGAGCAGATTACCGAATTGCTCCCCGCAGCTTACGACGACGCGCGCCTGCTGATGGAACGCGACGGCGGGCTGGAGGGCAGCCGCGGCGAAGCGGCGCGGGTCCTGCTCTACCTCTTCGAGCGGGATTTCGGCGTGAAGACCCTTCGCGGGGGCTAG
- a CDS encoding ABC1 kinase family protein yields the protein MADEERKGRHRAIPASRLSRLTGFGRLAGGIAGGALSESARRLAAGERPRLDQVLLTPGNAKRLADRLSHLRGAAMKLGQMISMDAGDLLPPELATILASLRDRADFMPPRQLDKVLAEQWGSDWRRQFRRFEPRPIAAASIGQVHRAMTPDGELLAIKVQYPGIAQSIDADVDNVASLLSMTGLLPKELDIAPLLEAAKEQLHEEADYRREGAMMERFGELVADREEFVVPQLVPELTRDRVLAMSFEEGRPIESLVDEPQELRDEVFAHLIELVARELFEFGIMQTDPNFANYRYQSASGKIVLLDFGAARPVSDKLSGHYRRLLEAGLAEDRERVMDEAVAAGFVNPVALERHPERMRRAVDIVVTQMAREQALDFGDRAFVPEIREEVMPIAQDRASWHLPPAETLFVQRKVSGTALLGARLGARVDVRAIVRRILDATA from the coding sequence ATGGCTGACGAGGAGCGCAAGGGGCGCCACCGCGCCATTCCTGCTTCGCGGCTTTCGCGTCTCACGGGGTTCGGCCGGCTCGCAGGCGGCATAGCTGGCGGGGCGCTCAGTGAAAGCGCGCGGCGCCTTGCTGCGGGCGAACGTCCCCGGCTCGACCAGGTCCTGCTGACGCCCGGCAACGCCAAGCGGCTTGCCGACCGCCTGTCCCACCTTCGCGGCGCGGCGATGAAGCTGGGCCAGATGATCTCGATGGACGCCGGCGACCTCCTGCCACCAGAGCTTGCCACCATTCTCGCTTCGCTGCGGGACCGGGCGGATTTCATGCCCCCGCGCCAGCTCGACAAGGTCCTCGCCGAACAATGGGGCAGCGACTGGCGCCGCCAGTTCCGCAGGTTCGAACCGCGCCCAATTGCCGCGGCCTCCATCGGGCAGGTCCACCGCGCGATGACGCCTGATGGCGAGCTGCTGGCGATCAAGGTGCAATACCCCGGCATCGCGCAGAGCATCGATGCCGATGTCGACAACGTCGCCTCGCTGCTCTCGATGACCGGCCTCCTGCCGAAAGAGCTCGACATCGCGCCCCTGCTGGAAGCGGCCAAGGAGCAGCTTCACGAGGAAGCCGACTACCGTCGCGAAGGCGCAATGATGGAGCGCTTTGGAGAGCTGGTGGCCGACCGCGAGGAGTTCGTCGTCCCGCAGCTCGTGCCGGAGCTGACGCGCGACCGGGTCCTGGCGATGAGTTTCGAAGAAGGCCGCCCGATCGAGAGCCTCGTCGACGAACCGCAGGAGCTGCGCGACGAGGTCTTTGCCCACCTCATCGAACTTGTCGCTCGCGAGCTGTTCGAGTTCGGGATCATGCAGACCGATCCCAATTTCGCCAACTACCGCTACCAGTCGGCCTCGGGGAAGATCGTGCTGCTCGACTTCGGCGCTGCGCGACCGGTTTCGGACAAGCTTTCCGGGCACTATCGCCGCTTGCTTGAGGCGGGCCTGGCTGAGGACCGCGAGCGGGTGATGGACGAGGCGGTGGCTGCCGGTTTCGTCAATCCAGTCGCGCTCGAGCGGCATCCCGAACGGATGCGCCGCGCGGTCGATATCGTGGTGACGCAAATGGCGCGCGAACAGGCGCTCGACTTCGGGGACCGCGCCTTCGTGCCGGAGATCCGCGAGGAAGTCATGCCGATCGCGCAGGACCGGGCGAGTTGGCACCTGCCCCCGGCCGAAACGCTGTTCGTCCAGCGCAAGGTCAGCGGCACGGCCCTTTTGGGCGCACGGCTCGGGGCGCGGGTCGATGTGCGGGCCATCGTGCGCCGCATTCTCGACGCGACTGCCTGA
- a CDS encoding low molecular weight protein-tyrosine-phosphatase produces the protein MPSAKVLFVCLGNICRSPLAEAAFREAAAHAGLDVEADSAGTANYHVGEPPDPRSVAEARVHGIDITSYRGRQLTSADFHEFDFILGMDRSNMANIARVDPGDGKAKVAMLLDLVPGQEGREVADPWYGEDDGFRATWHEVDAGARALVAALLDEHG, from the coding sequence ATGCCCTCTGCAAAAGTCCTGTTCGTCTGCCTAGGCAATATCTGCCGTTCGCCGCTGGCTGAAGCCGCTTTCCGCGAGGCCGCCGCGCACGCCGGCCTCGATGTGGAGGCGGACAGCGCGGGCACTGCCAATTACCACGTCGGCGAGCCGCCCGATCCGCGCAGCGTTGCCGAAGCCCGGGTCCACGGGATCGACATTACGTCCTACCGCGGGCGCCAGCTGACTTCAGCGGACTTTCACGAGTTCGATTTCATCCTCGGCATGGACCGCTCGAACATGGCGAATATCGCGCGGGTCGATCCGGGCGACGGCAAGGCCAAGGTCGCCATGCTGCTCGATCTCGTACCCGGCCAAGAGGGGCGCGAGGTAGCCGATCCCTGGTACGGCGAGGACGACGGTTTTCGCGCCACCTGGCACGAAGTCGACGCAGGCGCCCGCGCGCTTGTAGCCGCGCTGCTGGACGAGCATGGCTGA
- the acs gene encoding acetate--CoA ligase, producing MSEAADRSEWVHRPAAAMEGTNCTLEDYQALYARSIEDTDHFWAGQAERLDWFTPPTKIANWSYDPVSIKWFEDGVLNICHNAVDRHVDAGNGDRLALIFEPDDPEGEVRRITYAELQAEVIRMANTLKAMGVQKGDRVTIYMPMVPEGAYAMLACARIGAIHSVIFGGFSPEAIAGRVEDCASDWIVTADEGLRGGKRIPLKANVDAALEKVPAKAVLVLRHTGGDISMTEGRDHWYHELSDGVPAECPCEPMNAEDPLFILYTSGSTGKPKGVLHTTGGYAVWTETTFRYIFDYREGEVFWCTADIGWVTGHSYIVYGPLQNGATAVMFEGVPNYPDHDRFWAVCEKLGVNIFYTAPTAIRALMREGDDHVTKHDLSALRLLGSVGEPINPEAWRWYHETVGKGALPIIDTWWQTETGGCMITTLPGAHDMKPGSAGRPFFGIIPQLVDNGGKELDGATEGNLCITRSWPGQARTVYGDHDRFVQTYFSTYKGKYFTGDGCRRDEDGYYWITGRVDDVINVSGHRMGTAEVESALVLHPKVSEAAVVGFPHDIKGQGIYCYVTLNAGEEESEELTAELRAHVRKEIGPIATPDHLHFTPALPKTRSGKIMRRILRKIAENEFGSLGDTSTLADPSVVDALIEGRRNR from the coding sequence ATGAGTGAAGCTGCGGACCGTTCGGAATGGGTGCATCGCCCCGCTGCGGCGATGGAGGGGACGAACTGCACCCTGGAGGACTACCAGGCGCTCTACGCTCGCAGCATCGAGGACACCGACCATTTCTGGGCCGGACAGGCCGAGCGGCTGGACTGGTTCACGCCTCCGACCAAGATCGCCAACTGGTCCTATGACCCCGTGTCGATCAAATGGTTCGAGGACGGGGTTCTCAACATCTGCCACAACGCGGTCGACCGCCATGTCGACGCCGGTAACGGCGATCGCCTGGCGCTGATCTTCGAGCCCGACGATCCCGAAGGCGAAGTCCGCCGGATTACCTATGCCGAGCTGCAGGCCGAAGTCATCCGCATGGCCAATACGCTCAAGGCTATGGGCGTCCAGAAGGGCGACCGGGTCACGATCTACATGCCGATGGTGCCGGAAGGCGCCTACGCCATGCTCGCCTGCGCGCGCATCGGGGCAATCCATTCGGTCATCTTCGGCGGGTTCAGCCCCGAGGCCATCGCGGGCCGTGTCGAGGATTGCGCAAGCGACTGGATCGTGACCGCCGACGAGGGTCTGCGTGGCGGCAAGCGTATCCCGCTAAAGGCCAATGTCGATGCGGCACTGGAAAAGGTTCCGGCCAAGGCTGTCCTTGTCCTGCGCCACACGGGCGGCGACATCTCCATGACCGAAGGCCGCGATCACTGGTATCACGAACTGTCCGATGGCGTTCCAGCCGAATGCCCCTGCGAGCCCATGAACGCGGAAGATCCGCTGTTCATCCTCTACACCAGCGGCTCGACCGGAAAGCCGAAGGGCGTTCTGCACACTACCGGCGGCTATGCCGTGTGGACCGAGACCACCTTCCGCTACATCTTCGATTACCGTGAAGGCGAAGTGTTCTGGTGCACCGCCGATATCGGCTGGGTCACCGGGCACAGCTACATCGTCTACGGCCCTCTGCAGAATGGCGCGACGGCGGTGATGTTCGAAGGCGTGCCCAACTATCCCGACCACGACCGCTTCTGGGCCGTATGCGAGAAGCTGGGCGTCAACATCTTCTATACCGCCCCCACCGCAATCCGCGCCCTGATGCGCGAAGGCGATGACCATGTGACCAAACACGATCTGTCCGCGCTCCGCCTGCTCGGCAGCGTGGGCGAGCCGATCAATCCGGAGGCCTGGCGCTGGTACCATGAGACGGTCGGAAAGGGCGCGCTGCCGATCATCGACACCTGGTGGCAGACCGAAACCGGCGGCTGCATGATCACCACCCTGCCCGGCGCGCACGACATGAAACCGGGCAGCGCCGGACGCCCCTTCTTCGGGATTATCCCGCAGCTGGTCGATAACGGCGGCAAGGAGCTCGACGGCGCAACCGAGGGGAACCTGTGCATCACGCGCAGCTGGCCGGGCCAGGCGCGCACGGTGTACGGCGACCACGACCGCTTCGTGCAGACCTATTTCAGCACCTACAAGGGCAAGTACTTCACCGGCGACGGCTGCCGCCGCGACGAGGACGGATATTACTGGATCACCGGCCGCGTGGATGATGTGATCAACGTCTCCGGCCACCGCATGGGAACGGCCGAGGTCGAAAGCGCTCTGGTGCTGCATCCCAAGGTCAGCGAGGCCGCGGTCGTGGGCTTTCCGCACGATATCAAGGGCCAGGGCATTTACTGCTATGTCACGCTCAACGCGGGCGAGGAGGAAAGCGAAGAGCTGACCGCCGAGCTGCGCGCCCATGTGCGCAAGGAAATCGGCCCGATCGCCACGCCCGACCACCTGCATTTCACCCCCGCCCTGCCCAAGACGCGTTCAGGCAAGATCATGCGCCGCATCCTGCGCAAGATTGCAGAGAACGAGTTCGGATCGCTTGGCGACACCTCGACACTGGCCGATCCCAGCGTTGTCGATGCCCTGATCGAGGGGCGCCGGAACCGCTAG
- a CDS encoding TonB-dependent receptor has protein sequence MAFSRYLFAASGLAFAAAPPAFAQDDASVIIVTGTGLEETPATPAYDAQVIEREELKSVSSGRIEDALSSVAGFQQFRRSDSRSANASAQGATLRALGGNATSRALVLLDGVPMSDPFFGYVPYSALAPERLEQVRITRGGGSGPFGAGALAGTIELDSAGIDALDGFSGHLLANDRGETEASATAATRLGSGFVVASGRWDRGEGFYTTPVADRVPASARASFDGWSAQIRGVVPVSGDVELQVRGLAFRDERTLRFEGADSSIEGQDASLRLVGRGAWQFDAIAYIQARNFTNRVISSTRFVPVLDQRNTPSTGIGGKIEVRPPVGGGHVLRVGVDYRRSDGELYENAISSFTGAIRARRNAGGTNTDLGIFVEDDWTLGALVLTAGARLDRWTIRDGFYSERDAGGLLLSASTYPDRSGWDASFRGGILFRASEAVALRAAAYSGLRLPTLNELYRPFVVFPVVTEANAALENERLEGFEAGIDITPVPNVTLSLTGFDNRVKNAIANVTIGTNLRQRRNLDAIHARGIEAAARATFGQFSINTSAAWTDAESQGTGFAAALDGNRPAQTPRFAGGVTLAYRPAENWLFSATVRHTGAQFEDDLETNVLPSATTLAAYAQVPVTKRIAIVLRGENLLDETIVTRNQGGSIDLGVPRTVWAGVKIGL, from the coding sequence ATGGCTTTCTCCCGTTACCTGTTCGCCGCCAGCGGCCTCGCTTTCGCCGCTGCCCCTCCCGCTTTCGCGCAGGATGACGCTAGTGTCATAATTGTCACCGGAACGGGGCTCGAAGAGACGCCCGCCACGCCCGCTTACGACGCGCAGGTTATCGAGCGCGAGGAGCTGAAATCGGTCTCCTCCGGCCGGATCGAGGATGCGCTTTCCTCGGTCGCCGGATTCCAGCAGTTCCGCCGTTCCGACAGCCGCTCGGCCAACGCGTCGGCGCAGGGAGCGACGCTGAGAGCGCTCGGCGGCAACGCCACCAGTCGCGCGCTCGTCCTGCTCGACGGGGTCCCGATGAGCGATCCCTTTTTCGGCTATGTGCCCTACAGCGCGCTTGCTCCCGAACGGCTGGAGCAGGTCCGCATCACGCGGGGCGGGGGCTCGGGTCCCTTTGGTGCCGGGGCGCTTGCCGGGACCATCGAACTCGACAGCGCCGGCATCGATGCGCTCGACGGGTTTTCCGGCCACCTCCTCGCCAATGATCGCGGAGAAACCGAAGCCTCCGCAACTGCCGCCACGCGGCTTGGCAGCGGCTTTGTCGTCGCTTCGGGTCGCTGGGACCGGGGCGAGGGCTTCTACACCACGCCTGTCGCCGATCGTGTTCCGGCATCCGCGCGGGCAAGTTTCGATGGCTGGTCTGCCCAGATCCGCGGTGTCGTGCCGGTCTCGGGCGATGTCGAGCTGCAGGTTCGCGGCCTCGCCTTTCGCGACGAACGCACGCTGCGCTTTGAGGGCGCCGACAGCAGCATCGAAGGGCAGGACGCGAGCCTGCGCCTGGTTGGGCGCGGTGCCTGGCAGTTCGACGCCATCGCCTACATCCAGGCGCGCAACTTCACCAACCGCGTGATCTCCTCGACCCGCTTCGTGCCCGTCCTCGACCAGCGCAACACGCCCTCGACGGGGATAGGAGGCAAGATCGAGGTCCGCCCGCCGGTCGGCGGCGGCCATGTGCTGCGCGTCGGGGTCGATTACCGGCGCTCCGACGGAGAGCTTTACGAGAATGCAATCAGCTCGTTTACCGGCGCGATCCGCGCGCGGCGAAACGCCGGCGGTACCAACACCGATCTCGGCATCTTCGTGGAGGATGACTGGACGCTCGGCGCACTGGTGTTGACAGCGGGGGCCCGGTTGGACCGCTGGACGATCCGCGACGGCTTCTATTCAGAGCGCGATGCGGGCGGTCTGTTGCTAAGCGCATCGACCTATCCCGACCGTTCGGGCTGGGATGCCTCTTTCCGCGGCGGCATCCTTTTCCGCGCGAGCGAGGCGGTGGCCCTGCGGGCCGCGGCCTATTCCGGCCTGCGACTGCCCACGCTGAACGAGCTTTACCGACCCTTCGTGGTCTTCCCGGTCGTGACAGAGGCCAATGCTGCGCTGGAAAACGAGCGGCTCGAAGGTTTCGAGGCGGGTATCGACATTACGCCAGTGCCCAATGTCACCTTGTCGCTGACCGGTTTCGACAACCGCGTGAAGAACGCGATTGCCAATGTGACCATCGGCACCAACCTTCGCCAGCGCCGCAATCTCGACGCAATCCATGCGCGCGGAATTGAGGCCGCCGCGCGCGCTACCTTCGGGCAGTTCAGCATCAACACTTCGGCCGCCTGGACCGATGCCGAATCGCAAGGGACTGGCTTCGCTGCCGCGCTTGATGGAAACCGCCCGGCGCAGACGCCGCGCTTTGCTGGCGGTGTTACGCTCGCTTACCGTCCGGCAGAAAACTGGCTGTTCTCGGCAACCGTCCGCCATACCGGCGCGCAGTTCGAAGATGACCTGGAAACGAATGTGCTGCCGTCGGCGACCACGTTGGCGGCCTATGCGCAAGTGCCGGTGACGAAACGCATTGCGATCGTGCTGCGGGGTGAGAACCTGCTGGATGAGACCATCGTCACGCGCAACCAGGGTGGCTCGATCGACCTCGGCGTGCCGCGCACGGTGTGGGCTGGCGTGAAGATCGGGCTCTAA
- the thyA gene encoding thymidylate synthase, producing MSKPHYEEQYLDLMRRIWLEGDERQDRTGVGTRSVFGATLRFDLSGGAMPLVTTKRVYWKTATRELLWFLTGDTNIRPLVLQNVKIWNEWPHARYVEETGEDIALEDFVERIRDDEEFAARWGDLGPVYGKQWVDWPTYKPVAGGLFRKGRGVNQVAEVVESLKANPGSRRHIIEGWNVAELPEMALPPCHKTYQFHVSTGSDGAPRLNGLLYQRSCDVALGLPFNLWSAALLQRMLAQQAGMEPGEFVWMGGDTHLYLNHEHLIREQLSREPQGHPRLEIVRRPNSIFDYAIEDFAVHDYAPHGPIKAPVAV from the coding sequence GTGTCCAAACCGCACTACGAAGAGCAGTATCTCGACCTCATGCGCCGCATCTGGCTGGAGGGAGACGAGCGCCAGGACCGGACCGGGGTCGGCACACGCTCGGTGTTCGGCGCCACTCTGCGCTTCGACCTATCCGGCGGGGCGATGCCGCTGGTGACGACCAAGCGTGTCTACTGGAAGACCGCCACGCGCGAATTGCTCTGGTTCCTCACCGGCGACACCAACATTCGCCCGCTCGTGCTCCAGAACGTCAAGATCTGGAACGAGTGGCCGCACGCGCGCTATGTCGAGGAAACGGGTGAGGACATTGCGCTGGAGGATTTCGTCGAGCGCATCCGCGACGACGAGGAGTTCGCCGCGCGCTGGGGCGATCTTGGACCGGTCTATGGCAAGCAATGGGTCGACTGGCCGACCTACAAGCCGGTTGCAGGCGGGCTGTTCCGCAAGGGGCGCGGGGTCAACCAGGTCGCCGAAGTGGTCGAATCGCTCAAGGCCAATCCGGGCAGCCGCCGGCACATCATCGAAGGCTGGAACGTGGCCGAGCTGCCGGAGATGGCGCTGCCGCCCTGCCACAAGACCTACCAGTTCCACGTAAGTACTGGCAGCGACGGGGCGCCGCGCCTCAATGGCCTCCTCTACCAGCGCAGCTGCGATGTCGCGCTGGGCTTGCCGTTCAACCTTTGGTCGGCAGCGCTGTTGCAGCGGATGCTGGCGCAGCAGGCCGGCATGGAGCCGGGCGAGTTTGTCTGGATGGGCGGGGACACGCACCTCTATCTCAACCACGAACATCTCATCCGCGAACAGCTTTCCAGGGAACCGCAGGGCCATCCGCGCCTTGAGATAGTGCGGCGCCCGAACTCGATCTTCGACTACGCGATTGAGGATTTTGCGGTTCACGACTATGCGCCGCACGGGCCCATCAAGGCGCCCGTCGCGGTGTGA
- a CDS encoding 3-methyl-2-oxobutanoate dehydrogenase (2-methylpropanoyl-transferring) subunit alpha, protein MADRPEGSAAKGDNRPKLSLHVPEPKYRPGDAVDFSHIEVPEAGTTPRPDEACDPAEMRDLAFGLVRVLGDDNQAHGPWDPKLDADTLRAMLGHMAMTRAFDERMFRGQRQGKTSFYMKCTGEEATSVSASMALAADDMVFPSYRQQGILIQRGYPMIEMINQIYSNRGDKLKGRQLPIMYSSREHSFFTISGNLATQTPQAVGWAMASAMKGDSRIAATWVGEGSTAEGDFHSACTFATVYNAPVILNVINNQWAISSFSGFAGAERTTFAARALGYGLAGLRVDGNDALACYAAEQWAANRARANAGPTLIEFFTYRAEGHSTSDDPTGYRSAQEREEWPLGDPVMRLKNHLIAIGEWDEERQEKMDLEAAEHVKKVTKEAEANGILGHGLHHPFRTMFEDVFEELPWHLKEQAEQAVRERETKFPEGLPAKGVQG, encoded by the coding sequence ATGGCCGACAGGCCCGAGGGTAGTGCAGCCAAGGGCGACAACCGCCCCAAGCTTTCGCTGCACGTTCCCGAACCCAAATACCGGCCCGGCGACGCGGTCGACTTCTCGCATATCGAGGTGCCCGAAGCCGGCACCACGCCGCGGCCCGACGAGGCTTGCGATCCCGCCGAAATGCGCGATCTCGCCTTCGGTCTTGTCCGCGTGCTGGGCGATGACAACCAGGCCCATGGGCCGTGGGATCCCAAGCTGGATGCGGACACGCTGCGCGCGATGCTCGGCCACATGGCCATGACCCGCGCCTTCGACGAGCGCATGTTCCGCGGTCAGCGCCAGGGCAAGACCAGCTTCTACATGAAGTGCACCGGCGAAGAGGCGACCAGCGTTTCGGCCAGCATGGCGCTTGCGGCGGACGACATGGTGTTTCCGAGCTATCGCCAGCAGGGCATCCTGATCCAGCGCGGCTATCCGATGATCGAGATGATCAACCAGATCTACTCGAACCGGGGCGACAAGCTGAAGGGGCGCCAGCTGCCGATCATGTATTCGAGCCGGGAGCACAGCTTCTTCACCATCAGCGGCAACCTCGCGACGCAGACCCCGCAAGCCGTGGGCTGGGCGATGGCGAGCGCGATGAAGGGTGACAGCCGGATTGCCGCGACCTGGGTGGGCGAGGGCAGCACCGCGGAAGGCGACTTCCATTCGGCCTGCACCTTCGCGACCGTCTACAACGCGCCGGTCATCCTCAACGTGATCAACAACCAGTGGGCGATCTCGAGCTTCAGCGGTTTTGCCGGCGCCGAGCGGACGACCTTCGCCGCGCGCGCGCTGGGCTATGGCCTTGCCGGTCTGCGTGTCGACGGCAATGATGCGCTAGCCTGCTACGCGGCTGAGCAATGGGCTGCCAACCGCGCCCGCGCCAACGCCGGCCCGACGCTGATCGAGTTCTTCACCTACCGCGCCGAAGGGCATTCCACCTCGGACGATCCGACCGGCTACCGCAGCGCGCAGGAGCGCGAGGAATGGCCGCTGGGCGATCCGGTGATGCGCCTCAAGAACCACCTTATCGCGATCGGCGAATGGGACGAAGAGCGGCAGGAAAAGATGGACCTCGAGGCGGCCGAGCACGTCAAGAAGGTCACCAAGGAAGCCGAAGCCAACGGTATTCTCGGCCACGGCCTCCACCACCCGTTCCGCACCATGTTCGAAGACGTGTTCGAAGAGCTGCCCTGGCACCTTAAGGAACAGGCCGAACAGGCCGTGCGCGAGCGTGAGACCAAGTTCCCGGAAGGGCTTCCGGCGAAGGGAGTGCAGGGCTGA